The following nucleotide sequence is from Burkholderia gladioli.
CGAATGATCGAGGGCCGCGATGTCGTTCGGGTCGAGGATGCGTTGTGTCACGTGGGTCACCTAATACTGTCTGGCCGGCGCCGCGATACGGGCGCCGGATGTTTCGCCGCGATCGGCCTTTCGCGGGACGCGGCAGCCGCCGCGGATTCTCATGCCGATCGGGTGGGGTTGCCGGCTCGGGCGCCGGTCGTGTCGGCAGGCGGCAGGCGAAGCACCGCGGTGAAGAATAGCAGCTTCCGGGTGCGCTTCGCCAACGCCCGCGCGCGAATCGGATTCGATTACCCGGCTTGCGCCGCGCAATCGAAATGGATTCGTACCGAGCCGGGTGGAAATCGGCCGATGCGCGCGATCGTGGACGGCGGATGCGCCGCGAAAGGCGGGCTGGATCCGCGGGCTGGATCGCGCCGGATCGCGCGATGCCCTCGCCTACCGCCCGCCTTCGTTTCGACCGTTTCGATCGTTTCGCGCGCTGGACCGGGGCCGAAACGACGAAGGCGATCCGGTCACCGAATCGCCTTCGCGCCTGCTTCCGGGGCCAGGCATCGACCCCGGTGTGCCCTTGCCTCAATGCGGCCGTCCCGACTCCTTCACCGCCTGCCGGAACCACTTCGGATGATGCTTGCGGGCCCAGCCGAGCGTGACGGTGCCGCGCACCATCGCGCCGATCGAGCCCTTCACCCACAGCGCCGCGTAGATGTGGACGATGATGCTGGCGATCAGCACGAAGGCGGCCACCGCATGCGCCACCGCCGCGAGGCGAATCACCTCGATCGGGAAGTACAGCGAGAAATACCGCCGCCAGATCACGATGCCCGAGAGCAGCAGCACCAGCAGGCAGGCCACCAGCGTGAAGAACAGCAGCTTCTGGCCGGCGTTGTAGCGGCCGACCGGCGGCAGGTTCTCCTCGCGGTTGTTCAGCACATCGTCCATCTGCCGCAGCCACTGGCGATCGTCCGCGTCGATCAGGTTGTGGTGCCAGTAGCGCAGCACCATGATCGCGAAGGACACGAACATCACCACGCCGACGAAGGGATGCAGGATCCGCGTCCATTGCCCGCCGCCGAACAGCGCGGTGAGCCAGAACATCGACGGATGGAACAGCGCGAGCCCCGACAGCGCGAGCAGCACGAACGAGATCGCGGTGATCCAGTGATTCGAGCGCTCGTTCGCCGAGTAGCGCACGATCAGGTTCGGATCTTCATGGCTCATTTCACGTCCTCCTTGATCCGGCGTGCTTCCTCGCGGGCGGCGGTTTCATCCTCCTCCGTCACCTCGTTCGGGCCGATGCGCGTGTAGTGGAAGAACCCGGCCAGCGCGGTCAGCGCGAGGCCGGCCACCGCCAGCGGCTTGGCGATGCCCTTCCACAGCTTCACGAACGGGCTGATCGACGGGTTGTCGGGCAGGCCGTGGTAGAGCGAGGGCTTGTCGGCGTGATGCAGCACGTACATCACGTGGGTGCCGCCCACGCCCTGCGGATCGTACAGCCCCGCGTTGGCGAACCCGCGCTCCTTGAGGTCGACCACGCGATCGGCGGCCTGCTGCTTCATGTCCTCCTTGGTGCCGAACATGATCGCGCCGGTCGGGCAGGTCTTCACGCAGGCCGGCTCCTGCCCGACCGCGACGCGGTCCGAGCAGAGCGTGCACTTGTAGGCGCGATGGTCGGTCTTCGAGATCCGCGGGATGTTGAACGGGCAGCCGGTCACGCAATAGCCGCAACCGATGCAGTTCTCCTCGTGGAAATCGACGATGCCGTTGTTGTACTGCACGATCGCGCCCGGCGAGGGACAGGCCTTCAGGCAGCCCGGATCCTCGCAGTGCATGCAGCCGTCCTTGCGGATCAGCCACTCGAGGTCGCCGGCCGGGTTCTCGTATTCGGTGAACCGCATCACCGTCCAGGAATGCTCGGTGAGGTCGGCCGGATTGTCGTAGACGCCGACGTTGGTGCCGATTTCGTCGCGCAGGTCGTTCCACTCCATGCACGCCGTCTGACACGCCTTGCAGCCGATGCACTTGGACACGTCGATCAGCTTGGCGACGGTCCCCGTGACCGGGTCGCGCGCGGTCGGCGGCGGCGTGGTGGTGGCGGACACCCGTTTGATGTCCAGCGATTGCAATGCCATCTCGGGTTCCCCTTATGCCTTTTCCACTTTCACCAGGAACGACTTGAATTCCGGTGTCTGCGAGTTGCCGTCGCCCACGGACGGAGTCAGGGTATTGGCGAGATAACCGGGCTTGGTGAGCCCCTTGAAACCCCAGTGCAGCGGAATGCCGACCGTCTGCACCTTGCGGCCGTCCACCGTGAGCGGCTTGATCCGCTTGGTCACGAGCGCCACCGCCACGATGTAGCCGCGGTTCGACGAGACCTTGACCATGTCGCCGTGCACCACGCCCACTTCCTTGGCCAGGTCCTCGCTGATCTCCACGAACTGCTGCGGCTGCACGATCGAGTTCAGTCGCGCGTGCTTGGTCCAGTAGTGGAAATGCTCGGTCAGGCGATAGGTGGTGGCCGTGTGCGGGAACTTGTCCGGCGTGCCGAACGCGGCCCGGTCGTCCGGGAACACGCGCGCGGCCGGGTTGTTCAGCGCGCGCGGGTTGCCGGGGTGGAACGGGTTCGCGGCCAGCGGCGTCTCGAACGGCTCGTAGTGCTCGGGGAACGGGCCTTCGTTCATGCCGTCGCGGGCGAAGAAACGCGCCACGCCCTCGGGATTCATGATGAAGGGCCCCATGCCGTTCTCGGGCGGTTCGTCGACCTTGTAGTCGGGCACGTCGTAACCGGCCCAGGCGCGGCCGTTCCAGCCGATCAGCTTGCGGGTCGGGTCGAAGGGCTTGCCCGCCGTGTCGCAGGAAGCGCGGTTGTAGAGGATCCGCCGGTTGGCGGGCCAGGCCCAGGCCCAGCCGAGCGTCTGGCCGATGCCGGTCGGGTCGGCATTGTCGCGCCGCGCCATCTGGTTGCCGGCCGCCGTCCAGGCGCCGCAGAAGATCCAGCAGCCGCTCGAGGTCGAGCCGTCGTCCTTCAACTGCGCGAAGCCGGCCAGTTGCTCGCCGCGCTTGACCAGCACCTTGGTCGGATCCTTCGGGTCGGTCAGGTCGGCCAGCGCGCGTCCGTTGAACTCCATCGCGAGTTCCTCGGGCGTCGGGCTTTCCGGGTTCGCGTACGGCCAGGTCAGGTTGACGATCGGATCGGGATACTTGCCGCCGTCCTTCTTGTAGGCCTCGCGCATGCGCAGGAACAGCCCCGACATGATCTCCAGGTCGCTGCGCGCCTCGCCCGGCGCGTCCGCGCCCTTCCAGTGCCACTGCAGCACGCGCCCGGAATTCACCAGCGAGCCGCGTTCCTCGGCGAAGCAGGTGGTCGGCAGGCGGAACACCTCGGTCTTGACCGCCGCGGGGTCGACCACGTTGTAGTCGTCGTGCGGCTTCCAGAACTCGGAGGTCTCGGTGGCCAGCGGATCCATGATCACCAGCCACTTCAGCTTGGCCAGCGCGGCCGCGGTCTTGGCCTTGGACGGCGCCGCCGCCAGCGGGTTGAAGCCCTGGCAAATATAGCCGTTCATCTTGCCCTGGGCCATCAGCTCGATGGTCTGCAGCAGGTCGTAGGGCTTGTCGAGCTTGGGCAGGTAGTCGTAGCCGAAGTTGTTCTCGGCGGTGGCCGAATCGCCCCACCACGACTTCATGAAGCTGACGAAGAAGGCGCGGTAGTTCTTCCAGTAGCTGAGCTGGTTCGGCCGCAGCGGCTGGCTGGCGCGCTTCTTGATGTAGCCCTCGTAGTCCTGCTCGGCCTGCGACGGCAGCGTCATGTAGCCCGGCAGCAGGTTCGACATCAGGCCCAGGTCGGTCAGCCCCTGGATGTTCGAGTGTCCGCGCAGCGCGTTCATGCCGCCGCCGGCGATGCCGATGTTGCCGAGCAGCAGTTGCACCATCGCGCCGGTGCGGATCATCTGCGCGCCCACCGAGTGGTGCGTCCAGCCCAGCGCGTAGAGGATCGTGCCGGCGCGCCCGGGCACCGCCGTGGTGGCGAGCATCTCGCACACCTTGAGGAACTTGTCCTTGGGCGTGCCGCAGATACGCTCCACCATCTCGGGCGTGTAGCGCGAGTAATGCTGCTTCATCAACTGGTAGACGCAGCGCGGATGCGCGAGCGTCGCGTCGACCTTCACGAAGCCGTCGTCGCCGCGTTCGTAGTCCCAGGTCGACTTGTCCGGATAGGCGTGCTTGTCGGGGTTGTAGCCCGAGAAGATGCCGTCGTTGAAGGCGTAATCCTCACGGACGATGAAGGGGAAATCCGTGTAGTTCTTGACGTACTCGTGCTGGATCTTGTCGTTCGTCAGCAGGTAGTTGATCACCCCGCCGAGGAAGGCGATGTCCGTGCCGGTACGAATCGGCGCGTAATAATCCGCCACCGATGCCGTGCGTGTGAAGCGCGGGTCCACCACCACCAGTCGCGCCTTGCGGTGCGCCTTGGCTTCCGTGACCCACTTGAATCCGCAGGGATGTGCCTCTGCGGCATTGCCACCCATCACCAGGATGACGTCTGCGTTCTTGATGTCGACCCAATGGTTCGTCATCGCGCCGCGGCCAAACGTCGGGGCAAGACCTGCCACCGTCGGGCCGTGTCAGACACGTGCCTGGTTGTCGAACGCGAGCATCCCCAGACTGCGAACCGTCTTGTGGGTCAGGTAACCCACCTCGTTGCTGCCGGCCGAGGCGGCCAGCATGCCGGTGGTCAGCCAGCGGTTGACCTTTTGGCCGTCCGGCGTGGTCTCGACGAAGTTCGCGTCGCGGTCTTCCTTCATCAGCTTCGCGATACGGTCGAGCGCCGCTTCCCAGGAGATCGGCTCCCACTTGTCGGAGCCGGGCGCGCGGTATTCGGGCTGCGTGAGCCGGCTCGGGCTGTGGATGAAGTCGATCAGGCTCGCGCCCTTCGGGCACAGCGTGCCGCGATTGACCGGGTGGTCGGGGTCGCCTTCGATGTGGATGATGCTCGACTTGGCGTTTTTCGCGCCGTCACCGAGGGAATACATGAGGATCCCGCAGCCCACCGAGCAATACGGGCAGGTGTTGCGGGTTTCGACAGTACGCGCCAGCTTGTATTGGCGGACCTCCGCGAGTGCTTCGGCGGGCGAGAATCCCAACAGGGCGAGACTCGATCCGGCGAGCGTGGAGGCCGTCACCTTCATGAACTGGCGCCGGGACATGTGGAGCATGATGGTCTCGGCTGTGATGTACGGGGAACAATCTTTTTGTGACGACATTGTCGCGCGACGATTTTACGCTGATTAATCCGCCCCCGGATATCGGACAAATCAACGTTGCGCATTTTGTTTATAGGAAATGAAATTGCCGATGGGTAGTGGGGCGGGTCCGGATTTTCACGTCGCGGGGGGACTTCCGGCGCGGAACTGCTCGATGAGAATCCTCGACCGGCAAGGGATTTCGTCACGCCCAGAAAGTCTCGTTGTATTTTTTAATATATAGCGATTCGATATCCGTCCTTCGATCGCGCCGCTCGAGTCGATTCGAAATCTCCGGGCAAGAAAATCATCGGAATGCGAATTGTTCGCATAAAGAATCGAGCTCTCGCTATATTCAAATAAACATAGCGATTCGTGTCGGGCGATTCCGTAAATCGATTGGAACGCGAGCAAGCAAGAGCGGCGGGCGCACGTCCGAGCGCGCGCCCGCCGAGGGGGGAAATCAGGAAGAAGAGCCGCTCAGCTCGCGTCGCGCGGTTCGGCGAGCTGGAACAGGCAATCGCCGCGGCGCACCTGCGCGGGCACGCGGCGGCAGACCACCTCGCCGGCAGCCTCGAAGCAATGGACCACCGGCTCGCGCAGCGGCGTGTCGGGGAAGTGGATGCGCGCGGCCGGCTGGCCCTCGCGCACGACATCGCCCAGCTCGACCAGGGGCTCGAATACGCCGTGCTCGTAGGCATAGACGAAGTGCCGGGGCCCGCTGGTGCGCATGAAGCGCGTCACCGCCGGCGGGCCGTCCGGCACCAGCGGCCCGCGCAGCACGCCGAGGAAGCCGAGGAAGTTCAGCAGGCCCTGCCAGCCCTGGCGCAGCAGCGCCGCGTCGGTCATGCCGGCACCGCCCAGCTCGGTCAGGATCGAGATCGCGCCCTGGCGCCGTGCCGCCGACGAGGCATAACTGGGATTCGGCGCGTTGAGGTAGGCGCGCGGCAGGCCGAAGGCGCTCAGCAGGGCCTTCACGTGCTGCTCCTCCTCGGCGTCGCGCGGCTCCAGCGCGATCAGGTTGCCGCCGTGATAGATCAGCGAACTGCCGCCCGAATGCAGGTCGACCAGGTAATCGGCGCGCGCCAGCAAGGCATGTTCGATGTAGTCGGCGATGATCTGGGTGGGCGTGCCGGCCGGGTCGCCGGGGAAGCTGCGGTTGAGGTTGCCGTCGTCGAGCGGCGAGGTGCGCAGCCCCGCCTCCGCCGCCGGGAAATTCGCCATCGGCAGCACGATCACCTGCCCGCGCACCTGCTCGGCCGGCAGTTCGCGGATCAAGCGCGAACTGAGCACCTGGCCTTCGTATTCGTCGCCGTGATTGCCCGACATCACCAGCACCACCGGCCCCTCGCCATTGCGGATCGAGGCGATCGGCACCGGCAGCCAGCCATAGGCGGAGCGGTGCACCGAATGCGGCAGGCGCAGGTAGCCCGCATGCTTGCCTTCGGCATCGAGGTCGATTTCACACTGGATCGGGTTCGGTCGTCGGGGGGATACGTCGGTCATGATCGGGTGGAGAAGCTCGGAAACGATAGTCGCAGCTTACCGGCATTCGCGCCGCTCCGGGGCGCGAGCCGCCCCCGCTCGGGACCGCGCGAGCCCGCCGGCGCGGGCACGGCGCTTGCGGTGGCCGAGGGAAGCTTGCAGCCGGCTTCGCGCCTGCCTTGCGTATCGATGGCGAGATCGGCCTCGCGTGGTGCCCGGCTCGCGCCGGACTCGCGCCCGCCCGCCAAGGCCGGCGACGACGCCCGACGCGGCCGCCGTCGCCCCCTCGCCCGGACGATCGACTAAACTTTTCGGGACAGAATGCGTCGGACCGCCAAACCATCAACAGAATGCGCGCTCGCCGCGCCCGCGCTCGACACCATGAAGCCCTTGCTCTCGCAACCACCCGAAAAGCTCGTCAAGACCAATGTCAACTGGGCGCTCGACGCGTTCCGGCGCTTCTCCGCCGACCACTGCACCACCATGGCGGCCAGCATCGCCTTCTACTCCGCCTTCTCGCTCGCGCCGATGCTGGTGATGGTGATCGCCGTGGCCGGCTGGTTCTTCGGCGCCGATGCCGCGCGCGGCGAGGTGTTCAACCAGGTCCACAGCCTGATCGGCAACGACGCCGCGGCCGGCGTGCAGACCATCGTCGAGAACGCGCACCGTCGCGACAGCAATGGCGGCGCCGCGGCGGCGATTTCCTTCGTGATGCTCGCGATCGGCGCCTCGGCCACCTTCTCCTCGCTGAACACCGCGCTCGGCATGGTCTGGCCGAGCCAGGAAAAACGCTGGTCCTCGGTGTTCGGCCTGGTGCGGGTGCGGCTGATCTCGTTCGGGCTGGTGCTCGGCGTGGCCTTCCTGCTGATCGTGTCCCTGCTGCTCGACACCGCGATCACCTTCATCGGCCGCTGGTTGTGGGGCGCCACGCCCTTCGTGCTGGTCGGCAACCTGCTGCAGTTCACCGCCGGCATCGCGATCCTCGCCTGCGCCTTCGCGGCCCTGCTGAAGTTCCTGCCCGACGCGCACGTCACGCGCCGCGACGCGCTGACCGGCGGCATCGTCTCGGCCGTGCTGTTCTCGGCCGGCAAGAAGCTGTTCGCGCTGTACCTCGCGCACGCGGGCACCGCCAGCGCATTCGGCGCGGCCGGCTCGCTGGCGGTGCTGCTGATGTGGCTGTACTTCTCGGCGGCCGTGCTGCTGCTCGGCGCGGAATTCGCCGCCGCGCGCGGCGACGCGCGACGCGCACGCACGGACGCCGCGCACGAATAGGCAGAATCCCTGATTCGCCGGTGCCGCGCCCCCGCGCGGCCCGCTCCCGCCGCGTAATCGATTTCAGATCCCGCCCAAAACTGGCGCGCCGCTGACATTCCCGCCAGCCTGGCCAGCCCGCCGAGCGCAAAAGCGCACGCGCAAACGTTCAACCGCCTCGATTCCTGCATCGAAACCGCCCGATTCCTGACGGGATCCGGCATGGCCCTCATTTCCCACAACAATCACGAAGGGATGCCGGAAATTGACTCCCGCATTGGAAATAATTTCATAGGCTATTGATCTAAAAGGAATTTTTATCGTTGTGACGTTTTGGAGACACTTTATTTTTTTGGGTTTCTTGCGAGATACGCACTGCGCTATTCTCCAATCCGCAACAAATAACGAATCACTTTGCGTGGAGAACACTACCTATGAAAAAACTCGCTCTGTCTACCCTCTCGCTGGCTCTCCTCGGTGCCGCAGGCGCAGCGCACGCTCAATCGAGCGTCACGCTGTACGGCGTGATCGACACGGCGATCACCTACGTGCACGGCAACAACGGCACGGGTAACAACGCCTGGCAGATGAACAGCGGCAACCTGCAAGGTAGCCGTTGGGGCCTGAAGGGCGCGGAAGATCTGGGCGGTGGCCTGAAGGCGATCTTCCAATTGGAAAACGGCTTCAACTCCAATGACGGCACGCTCGGCCAAGGCAAGCGCATGTTCGGTCGCCAAGCCTACGTCGGCCTGCAAAGCGACAAGTACGGCACGCTGACGCTGGGCCGCCAGTACGACCCGCTGGTCGACATGGTCCAGGCCGTCACGGCCGACAACTACTTCGGCAGCGTGTTCGCCACGCCGGGCGACGTCGACAACAACGACAACAGCCTGCGCGTCAACAACGCCATCAAGTACACCTCGCCGGTGTTCGCGGGCCTGCAGTTCGAAGGCTTCTACGCACTGGGCGGTGTTGCCGGCTCGAACGGCTCGGGCCAGACCTGGTCGGCCGCACTGGCCTACAACAACGGCCCGATCGGCATTGCTGGCGGCTACTTCTACGCCTCGAACCTGTACGGCGCCGCGCGCGGCACGAACTGGGGCGGCACCTCGGACGCGATCTTCGACGGCCCGATCAACAGCGGCTACACCAACGCGAAGTCGATCGGCATCGGCCAGGTTGCCGGCCAGTACACGTTCGGCCCGTTCACGGCCGGCCTGGGCTACAGCAACGCGCAATACAAGCGTGACGCGTTCTCGTCGTTCGGCCAGACCGAGAAGTTCAACACCGGTCGCGCCTTCGCCACGTACCAGGCTACCCCGGCCCTGCTGCTCGGCCTCGGCTACTCGTACACCAAGGCGAGCGGCGACACGGACGCCAAGTATCACCAGGCTTCGCTGGGCGCGGACTACTCGCTGTCCAAGCGTACCGACGTCTACCTGGTCGGCGCGTACCAGCACGCGAGCGGCACGCAACGCCTCGCGAACGGCACGACGCAAGCCGCCCAGGCTTCGATCGGTTCGTACGGCAT
It contains:
- a CDS encoding YihY/virulence factor BrkB family protein: MKPLLSQPPEKLVKTNVNWALDAFRRFSADHCTTMAASIAFYSAFSLAPMLVMVIAVAGWFFGADAARGEVFNQVHSLIGNDAAAGVQTIVENAHRRDSNGGAAAAISFVMLAIGASATFSSLNTALGMVWPSQEKRWSSVFGLVRVRLISFGLVLGVAFLLIVSLLLDTAITFIGRWLWGATPFVLVGNLLQFTAGIAILACAFAALLKFLPDAHVTRRDALTGGIVSAVLFSAGKKLFALYLAHAGTASAFGAAGSLAVLLMWLYFSAAVLLLGAEFAAARGDARRARTDAAHE
- a CDS encoding succinylglutamate desuccinylase/aspartoacylase family protein; the protein is MTDVSPRRPNPIQCEIDLDAEGKHAGYLRLPHSVHRSAYGWLPVPIASIRNGEGPVVLVMSGNHGDEYEGQVLSSRLIRELPAEQVRGQVIVLPMANFPAAEAGLRTSPLDDGNLNRSFPGDPAGTPTQIIADYIEHALLARADYLVDLHSGGSSLIYHGGNLIALEPRDAEEEQHVKALLSAFGLPRAYLNAPNPSYASSAARRQGAISILTELGGAGMTDAALLRQGWQGLLNFLGFLGVLRGPLVPDGPPAVTRFMRTSGPRHFVYAYEHGVFEPLVELGDVVREGQPAARIHFPDTPLREPVVHCFEAAGEVVCRRVPAQVRRGDCLFQLAEPRDAS
- a CDS encoding porin, translating into MKKLALSTLSLALLGAAGAAHAQSSVTLYGVIDTAITYVHGNNGTGNNAWQMNSGNLQGSRWGLKGAEDLGGGLKAIFQLENGFNSNDGTLGQGKRMFGRQAYVGLQSDKYGTLTLGRQYDPLVDMVQAVTADNYFGSVFATPGDVDNNDNSLRVNNAIKYTSPVFAGLQFEGFYALGGVAGSNGSGQTWSAALAYNNGPIGIAGGYFYASNLYGAARGTNWGGTSDAIFDGPINSGYTNAKSIGIGQVAGQYTFGPFTAGLGYSNAQYKRDAFSSFGQTEKFNTGRAFATYQATPALLLGLGYSYTKASGDTDAKYHQASLGADYSLSKRTDVYLVGAYQHASGTQRLANGTTQAAQASIGSYGIAGTSSQELVALGLRHKF
- the fdnG gene encoding formate dehydrogenase-N subunit alpha encodes the protein MLHMSRRQFMKVTASTLAGSSLALLGFSPAEALAEVRQYKLARTVETRNTCPYCSVGCGILMYSLGDGAKNAKSSIIHIEGDPDHPVNRGTLCPKGASLIDFIHSPSRLTQPEYRAPGSDKWEPISWEAALDRIAKLMKEDRDANFVETTPDGQKVNRWLTTGMLAASAGSNEVGYLTHKTVRSLGMLAFDNQARVUHGPTVAGLAPTFGRGAMTNHWVDIKNADVILVMGGNAAEAHPCGFKWVTEAKAHRKARLVVVDPRFTRTASVADYYAPIRTGTDIAFLGGVINYLLTNDKIQHEYVKNYTDFPFIVREDYAFNDGIFSGYNPDKHAYPDKSTWDYERGDDGFVKVDATLAHPRCVYQLMKQHYSRYTPEMVERICGTPKDKFLKVCEMLATTAVPGRAGTILYALGWTHHSVGAQMIRTGAMVQLLLGNIGIAGGGMNALRGHSNIQGLTDLGLMSNLLPGYMTLPSQAEQDYEGYIKKRASQPLRPNQLSYWKNYRAFFVSFMKSWWGDSATAENNFGYDYLPKLDKPYDLLQTIELMAQGKMNGYICQGFNPLAAAPSKAKTAAALAKLKWLVIMDPLATETSEFWKPHDDYNVVDPAAVKTEVFRLPTTCFAEERGSLVNSGRVLQWHWKGADAPGEARSDLEIMSGLFLRMREAYKKDGGKYPDPIVNLTWPYANPESPTPEELAMEFNGRALADLTDPKDPTKVLVKRGEQLAGFAQLKDDGSTSSGCWIFCGAWTAAGNQMARRDNADPTGIGQTLGWAWAWPANRRILYNRASCDTAGKPFDPTRKLIGWNGRAWAGYDVPDYKVDEPPENGMGPFIMNPEGVARFFARDGMNEGPFPEHYEPFETPLAANPFHPGNPRALNNPAARVFPDDRAAFGTPDKFPHTATTYRLTEHFHYWTKHARLNSIVQPQQFVEISEDLAKEVGVVHGDMVKVSSNRGYIVAVALVTKRIKPLTVDGRKVQTVGIPLHWGFKGLTKPGYLANTLTPSVGDGNSQTPEFKSFLVKVEKA
- the fdxH gene encoding formate dehydrogenase subunit beta; translated protein: MALQSLDIKRVSATTTPPPTARDPVTGTVAKLIDVSKCIGCKACQTACMEWNDLRDEIGTNVGVYDNPADLTEHSWTVMRFTEYENPAGDLEWLIRKDGCMHCEDPGCLKACPSPGAIVQYNNGIVDFHEENCIGCGYCVTGCPFNIPRISKTDHRAYKCTLCSDRVAVGQEPACVKTCPTGAIMFGTKEDMKQQAADRVVDLKERGFANAGLYDPQGVGGTHVMYVLHHADKPSLYHGLPDNPSISPFVKLWKGIAKPLAVAGLALTALAGFFHYTRIGPNEVTEEDETAAREEARRIKEDVK
- a CDS encoding formate dehydrogenase subunit gamma, which gives rise to MSHEDPNLIVRYSANERSNHWITAISFVLLALSGLALFHPSMFWLTALFGGGQWTRILHPFVGVVMFVSFAIMVLRYWHHNLIDADDRQWLRQMDDVLNNREENLPPVGRYNAGQKLLFFTLVACLLVLLLSGIVIWRRYFSLYFPIEVIRLAAVAHAVAAFVLIASIIVHIYAALWVKGSIGAMVRGTVTLGWARKHHPKWFRQAVKESGRPH